The following proteins come from a genomic window of Pelagicoccus albus:
- a CDS encoding ABC transporter permease, translating into METSSAKTVTGFGQKDWVNSRTLGLILFAGILMVAMAVATPSFLTQDTFFSQSRYVAFYVLVAMSQAVCLAVGDLNLTVGAIGSIITVGLGLAISPEFADLSPWIAVPLVFAIGPLTGLLNGIIITRFKIDAFIVTLSMMFVYMGLRSGISGGNSYTIPEGFWWLGQGGLGGWLPFMTIIVLAILWWISYLYRNTVLGRRLLATGSNSDAARLSGINTKRMVVVAHVLSGCFSALAAIMWASWSGNAAPQTGDDWLIISFAVAIIGGTGLSGSLISPLGILVGAVIFKLIQHALVILKINDNYSNTLLGGLILLAIVVDRAREHFGKDGK; encoded by the coding sequence ATGGAAACAAGTAGTGCAAAAACGGTGACAGGGTTTGGTCAGAAAGATTGGGTCAATAGCCGGACTTTAGGCTTAATACTTTTTGCCGGTATTTTGATGGTAGCGATGGCGGTGGCGACTCCCAGTTTCCTGACGCAGGATACGTTTTTCAGTCAAAGCCGGTATGTTGCCTTTTATGTTTTGGTGGCAATGTCGCAGGCGGTTTGCCTCGCGGTGGGAGACTTGAACTTAACGGTCGGAGCGATTGGCAGCATCATCACGGTCGGCCTTGGTCTCGCGATATCTCCAGAGTTCGCAGACCTGTCTCCGTGGATCGCGGTGCCCTTAGTCTTTGCCATCGGACCTTTAACCGGTCTGCTAAACGGCATCATCATAACGCGCTTCAAGATCGACGCCTTTATTGTGACGCTCTCGATGATGTTTGTCTACATGGGGCTAAGAAGCGGGATTTCAGGCGGGAATTCCTATACGATCCCAGAAGGGTTCTGGTGGCTCGGCCAAGGTGGGCTGGGAGGTTGGTTGCCGTTTATGACCATCATCGTCCTCGCCATTCTTTGGTGGATATCGTATTTGTATCGCAATACCGTTTTAGGTCGGAGACTGCTTGCCACCGGAAGCAATAGCGATGCGGCTCGGCTATCGGGGATCAATACCAAGAGAATGGTGGTGGTGGCTCACGTGCTGTCAGGGTGCTTTTCCGCTTTGGCCGCAATAATGTGGGCATCTTGGTCTGGTAACGCGGCTCCTCAGACGGGAGACGATTGGCTGATCATTTCCTTCGCGGTCGCGATCATTGGAGGGACTGGTTTGAGCGGCAGTCTGATCTCACCTTTGGGTATCTTGGTCGGAGCTGTCATCTTCAAGCTGATACAGCATGCCTTGGTCATTCTTAAGATAAACGACAACTATTCGAATACCTTGCTTGGTGGGCTGATCTTGCTGGCGATTGTGGTGGATCGAGCCAGAGAGCACTTTGGAAAGGACGGAAAGTAA
- a CDS encoding ATP-binding cassette domain-containing protein yields MLELRNITKTFPGVKALDDVSLHFRAGEIHGLIGENGAGKSTAIKIVTGIHKPDSGEIRYDGQTIRLENYRDSLAKGIGIVHQELHVIPDASVAENIMIDKLNANRWGVIDWETVYSEARKYMKMVGLEVEAESMAAGLSAAQKQQIQIAKALSADVRVLLLDEPTSSLTEHEAKRLFRVLEDLRREEVALIFVSHKLEEVFEMCDRVSVLRDGQFIGERMIEGLTQEELISMMIGRSCSVDHLGLLHPDFSEVVLEARDVCREGKAKRSSFKLHKGEVLGFYGLVGSGRTELARILIGEDHRDTGEVFVRGEPVSIGSVEECLYTYRIGYVTENRKEEGLLLDDPILSNITLPVWPRIRNAVTRKIDELIEGGIAQTQAAAMSVKTPSLDQYVGALSGGNQQKVSIGKWLAADCDILIIDEPTVGVDVGAKEQIHKLIWDLAEKEGKSIIVISSDLPEVVRMTNRILVFRELEIVGEVVDVDREAKSYDTVSEEIGKYLV; encoded by the coding sequence GTGCTCGAGCTACGAAACATAACTAAGACTTTCCCGGGCGTAAAAGCTCTCGATGATGTGTCGCTCCATTTTCGGGCAGGGGAAATCCATGGCTTGATAGGGGAGAACGGAGCTGGAAAGAGTACCGCTATCAAAATAGTGACCGGTATTCACAAACCTGATTCGGGCGAAATCCGTTACGATGGGCAAACGATTCGACTCGAGAATTACCGTGACAGCCTCGCAAAGGGGATCGGGATCGTGCACCAAGAGCTGCATGTGATTCCGGACGCTTCCGTGGCCGAGAACATTATGATCGATAAGCTGAATGCCAATCGTTGGGGCGTGATCGATTGGGAAACGGTTTATAGCGAGGCTCGCAAATACATGAAAATGGTGGGCTTGGAAGTCGAAGCCGAATCCATGGCGGCCGGGCTCAGTGCCGCTCAGAAGCAGCAGATCCAAATTGCCAAAGCCCTGTCGGCTGATGTGCGGGTGCTGTTGCTCGACGAACCGACCAGTTCGCTTACGGAGCATGAAGCAAAGCGTTTGTTTCGTGTATTGGAAGACCTAAGACGAGAGGAAGTCGCCTTGATTTTTGTCTCTCATAAACTGGAAGAAGTGTTTGAGATGTGCGATCGGGTTAGCGTTCTGCGGGATGGTCAATTCATCGGAGAACGGATGATCGAAGGCCTGACGCAAGAGGAGTTGATCAGTATGATGATCGGTCGGAGTTGCAGCGTTGATCATCTCGGGCTTCTGCATCCCGATTTTTCCGAAGTTGTGCTCGAAGCGCGAGACGTTTGCCGCGAAGGCAAAGCGAAGCGTTCTTCCTTCAAATTGCACAAAGGTGAAGTTCTCGGTTTTTACGGTTTGGTCGGGAGCGGACGCACCGAGCTAGCCCGCATTTTGATAGGAGAAGACCACAGGGACACGGGAGAAGTATTTGTACGAGGTGAACCTGTCTCGATCGGGAGCGTGGAGGAATGCCTCTACACTTACAGGATTGGATATGTGACGGAGAACCGAAAGGAAGAGGGCTTGCTGCTGGATGATCCCATCCTTTCCAATATCACACTTCCCGTTTGGCCACGTATCCGAAATGCAGTGACTCGAAAGATCGATGAGCTGATCGAGGGCGGGATCGCTCAGACCCAGGCGGCCGCTATGAGCGTGAAGACTCCGAGTCTTGACCAATACGTGGGAGCTCTTAGCGGGGGGAATCAGCAAAAAGTTAGCATCGGCAAGTGGTTGGCAGCGGATTGCGATATTCTGATAATCGATGAGCCGACGGTAGGAGTCGATGTCGGTGCTAAGGAGCAGATCCATAAGCTTATCTGGGACCTGGCTGAGAAGGAAGGGAAGTCGATTATCGTGATCTCTTCCGACCTGCCTGAGGTCGTCCGAATGACGAATCGGATCCTAGTCTTCCGAGAATTGGAAATAGTAGGAGAGGTCGTCGATGTCGATCGGGAGGCTAAGAGCTATGATACGGTGAGCGAGGAAATTGGAAAGTACTTGGTGTAG
- a CDS encoding DUF3826 domain-containing protein gives MNEMKRIWIGVALLLAIAGRAQAEEVSAADQERYEKAASWVASLELDDEVKADRLTEVVATHLIAVRNWHNSHPADSVPAGINPKTGERLSKLDRSIIADSAMPGSTHEALMTGLRADLEEAQVQAILDKYTVGKVPFTMKAYRMIVPDLTEKVIAVLQSNLEQAREMAVDYKNMKQISAIFEIYKTKNEDYLNSNGRSWRQLYKAYSKLSKAEKEERERNLK, from the coding sequence ATGAATGAGATGAAACGTATTTGGATTGGAGTTGCCTTGCTATTGGCAATCGCTGGTAGGGCGCAGGCTGAAGAAGTATCGGCAGCAGATCAGGAACGTTACGAAAAGGCGGCCTCTTGGGTCGCGAGCCTGGAGCTCGATGATGAGGTGAAAGCAGATCGCCTGACTGAGGTCGTGGCCACCCACCTTATTGCGGTTCGTAATTGGCATAACAGTCATCCTGCCGATTCGGTACCTGCCGGGATCAATCCCAAAACTGGCGAACGTCTGAGTAAACTGGATCGTTCGATCATCGCGGATTCCGCCATGCCAGGGTCCACGCACGAGGCATTGATGACTGGTCTAAGGGCTGATTTGGAGGAGGCTCAGGTACAGGCCATTCTCGACAAGTATACGGTAGGGAAGGTGCCCTTCACTATGAAAGCTTACCGTATGATTGTGCCTGACTTGACCGAGAAGGTAATCGCCGTTTTGCAATCAAACCTCGAACAAGCTCGGGAAATGGCAGTTGATTATAAAAACATGAAACAGATCTCTGCCATATTTGAGATCTATAAAACCAAGAATGAAGATTATCTAAACTCGAATGGGCGTAGTTGGAGGCAATTGTACAAAGCTTATTCCAAACTATCTAAAGCTGAAAAAGAGGAGAGAGAACGTAATTTGAAATGA